AAATGCCATTGCGCAGCTGATTGACGAGATGAATGAAGATCTCACCAGACGAGCAAGAATATATGATCTAGTAATTTTGTCGAGTACGTGTATTCTGTATATCACCATATAATGAGCTTTGCTGACATGTGCGGGAGTAGTTGGAATAGCGATTGGTCTTATACTCTACTCTTTGGTACATGATTTGATCATATACACTCGTCGATGCGATTCAACAGCCCAAATAACGAACTCTAAGGACCAGAATGAGGAGAGCGAGATTCAGTGCATATATAGGGCGAGGCGAAGtgggaaagagaggaaagaggcAGATGAGAAGGTTTGAAATTGTTCCCAAGACCTTGTTATGGGAATCGCAGAGCagatatgtatgtatggaaAGGTCCACAATCATTGGTGACGATTGTGTGTATGCATATACAAAGGCTCAATAGCAATTATCGCAAACCTGATCCTGAAGTGACCATGTCCAGAAAGATGTTCTCACAACGATCTTTCATCTTAGTTAACCTTCGACGCTgcatctctcttcatccttttcacAGCCTTGGCTTTGTTGATAGCCTGTCTCTCACCGAATCCTGAATCGTGCATTTCCTACACATACCAGTCTCATCAGTCATCTATATCCACACTAGCACGATCTTTGTGTTTGGTAGGAGGGTAGGAGAGcataggaagaagatgaaaggtatatttggacaactcaccatcgtAGCCATCCGTCTAGCCAACGCGACTTTATTCATACTTTCCAAGACCTTATCTTCAGGCAACGTCAACTCTTGTAATTTCACTTTaacatcatcctcaatcaTCTTGACCAACTCTACATCTCGTTCGGTAATCACCGTGATGGCCacaccacctcttcctgctCTTGCGGTTCTTCCTACCCGGTGTACATAatcatctgatcttcttggaCAATCCCAATTGACCACCATAGCCACTTCGGGTATATCCAACCCTCTTGATCCTACATCCGTCGTTACTAACACCTTCACTTCCTGAGCTCGAAATCGAGCTAGGGAGAGTAATCTCTGAGGTTGGGTAAGGTGAGAATGTAGAGCCACAGAAGGTATTTCTAATTGGTTGAGAAGTAAATGTAACAAGTGTGCTGTAGCGCATCTTTGAGTGAATATGATTGTCGAAGGTAtattttcattttcatcttcatcatccatgattTTCACATGTTTGTTCTTTTTACCTTTTTTACGTTTTTCTTCTGAATCTTGAGACTTATTCTTCTTTGGATCGACACGTAGAGcaatatcaatatcttcaGGTGGATGTTGAAGGAGGTAAAGTAGATAGGGATCACGTATTTGTGAGGGTATAAACAAGTATTTCTGCTTCAGTCGAGATACCGTTAAAGTACTACATGTAAACAGgaagtatatcagctatccgCCCCACACCTGTATACTGAAGTGTATAGGAGCTCACTCTGATTCCACTCGATATACGAAAGGCTTCTCTTTTCCCGGTGGAGGAGCTTTATTGGCCAATTCCATTATCGCTTCGCTGACCGTCGCGGTGAACAGGCAGGTCTGACGTTTGGGAGGTATCTGAGAAAAGAGGTATGCTAATTCGGGGGCGAATGTTGGTGTGAGGAGTCTATCCGCTTCATCAAGTACCTGCAAGACAGTTGTACGATTATAAGCTGGATGCTCCGCCAGAACGAGATGCGACATGCAACGTGTAGCTTACTAAGGTTTTCACTCTACTCAATTTCCCTTGACTCATACCATCACTTCTCAACAGATCACATAATCGTCCAGGAGTAGCTACGATGATATGTGGACGAGCTTCGAGTTGCTGTGCTTGAGTCATCATGTCCATACCTCCTACTATGGTAGCCGTGGTGAGTCCAAGGGGTTTACCGATGACCAAGAATTGTTCGGACAATTGATACGCAAGTTCTCTAGCCAATGGCATTAGCATTGATCCCATCACATATTCTAGGGTCGtgctactcaccttgttggAGTCAAGACAACAGCCCATACACCAAATGGATCTCTTGCTATCCTTTCTACTATCGGTAAAGCGAATGCCATTGTTTTACCACTACCTGTCTTAGCACCTCCAATACAATCCCTCCCTGCTCGACAGTGTCAGCTTGAGACCCAATACGATGCGTGTCCAGTGAGCTCACCTGAGAGTATAGGCCCGACACAAGCCGCCTGAATCTCCGTTGGTTTACGAATATTTATCGATCCCAACGCTGTGATGAGGGGCTGGGATAAACCAAGAGATGCAAAAGTGGTgtctgaagaaggtttaggATTGACGGAGAATGCTGCTGAGGGATTTACTGTGCTCTTCTGCGGGGACTTGTCACCGTTGATGGCTGCCGAAGTTCTTGAAGAGAGGTTTATACGTGACGTGGAAACTGTATTACTGTGTTGTATAGGTGGATCTTCATCGCTTCCTCCTTcgtctccatcatcttccgagTCACGACTACGTTTCAGCCCTCTCTTTGAGTTGATCTCGGTATTACTCGATGAtgcttcacctccttcatcttcgctgCTGTCCGCTTCTACCTCATCGTCGGAGTCCTCTTCCGAATCAGCTTCGgacccttcatcttcgtcctcgtctccatcctcatcttccaagaGCACCTCCTTCGCCTTTCCTTTTTGAGCAGCCATCATAGCTTTCAAGACTTCATTATGGTCCAACACAATTCCTGTAGCTTCCTGGTCGCCATTCAATCTCTTGCTTGTAGTCTTCTTCGTGGCTGTCATATTGAAATCTCTTGTATGGATGAGGTATAGAGGTGTTTCCATAGATATAGGATGAATCTATTTTAcatttttgtttttgtttttgccGCCTGATGCACCTAAAAATCTTCGACTATGAATGTGGGGCACCGAATGACAGGCGATACCCCCAATTGATCCCGTTGTTCatgattcatgattcatgatCCCGGCTTCCGGTTACTGACTGGTCTTGTGGGATTTGAACGAGTGTTTTTTCAGTGACGTTGACGTCGACtgagatgatgacgatgaccAATTCATATTTGtaaacagaagaagagatcctCTGATTCATTCTCTCGCACATCATCCAATAGCTCGAACATGAAGGTCGATATAATATAGATTCCAGATTCCCATCATGGCACCGGCAGCATCGATACCACAGGCGGGATCGTCTGATCCACCCCAACCGGTGATCCTCCAATCATCAGATCTGATCGCATCTCTTCCTGctccctttcttcgtctGCTCGTCCTATTCGCTCGACCGATATCCTTCTTTAGATCATTGCTGGAAGTACTTCTATGGAGGAGCGGGAAGAGAGTACAGAGCTGGATGGTAGTGGGTGCTTGGTGGGCATTATGTCTTGGATCAAGCCATGCATTTAGGTAAGCCAGAACCTTCGTCTTTCTAATCGTCTCTTTACCAACTAAATTGTGTTTTATTGTAGGTATCTCCTCCCAGCATTATTATTCatacctttcatccctcTATCCTCTCTCCGACTGAAATCGCCTCCCAAACAACCAGTGAAGAACACTCTAGTCGAACCTTCAACCTCTGAAACCCTTCTTACAACATTATCAGATATCAATGCTATATACGCACTTCTCCCCCCGTCTCCCTTGCCTCAAGCTACCGCAGGATATGATCGCTTCCGTCAATTGGGTCCAATACGTCTACTCCGAGGTCTGTTAGTTATCTGGATAACGTGGATCATCTTAGGTCAAATTATAGGATTTTCAACGCTGTTGGGCATAATTGGGTCAACAATCTTATTGttaccttcaccacctttatctCATCTTATCAACCTGCTCTCAAAGTCATTGTTTGTTCGAAGATCTCTGGCGTTAGCATTCTTATTCACTTTTGGCTCACCTCCTGAATCCTCTTATCGATTTTCCATAACGCATTTCTCTCCTTGGGGATGGTTCAAATCCAAATGGACA
The nucleotide sequence above comes from Kwoniella europaea PYCC6329 chromosome 1, complete sequence. Encoded proteins:
- a CDS encoding ATP-dependent RNA helicase DBP8, with amino-acid sequence MTATKKTTSKRLNGDQEATGIVLDHNEVLKAMMAAQKGKAKEVLLEDEDGDEDEDEGSEADSEEDSDDEVEADSSEDEGGEASSSNTEINSKRGLKRSRDSEDDGDEGGSDEDPPIQHSNTVSTSRINLSSRTSAAINGDKSPQKSTVNPSAAFSVNPKPSSDTTFASLGLSQPLITALGSINIRKPTEIQAACVGPILSGRDCIGGAKTGSGKTMAFALPIVERIARDPFGVWAVVLTPTRELAYQLSEQFLVIGKPLGLTTATIVGGMDMMTQAQQLEARPHIIVATPGRLCDLLRSDGMSQGKLSRVKTLVLDEADRLLTPTFAPELAYLFSQIPPKRQTCLFTATVSEAIMELANKAPPPGKEKPFVYRVESDTLTVSRLKQKYLFIPSQIRDPYLLYLLQHPPEDIDIALRVDPKKNKSQDSEEKRKKGKKNKHVKIMDDEDENENIPSTIIFTQRCATAHLLHLLLNQLEIPSVALHSHLTQPQRLLSLARFRAQEVKVLVTTDVGSRGLDIPEVAMVVNWDCPRRSDDYVHRVGRTARAGRGGVAITVITERDVELVKMIEDDVKVKLQELTLPEDKVLESMNKVALARRMATMEMHDSGFGERQAINKAKAVKRMKRDAASKVN